The Papaver somniferum cultivar HN1 chromosome 6, ASM357369v1, whole genome shotgun sequence genome segment TTTCTGGTGTGAATTGTTATTTTGCGtatgatcatcaagatgttgagctTGAAGAGATGATCTCTGCAGATGTTATTTGTGATTTTCTTATAcaatttgaggaagcaaaactaaaGTTTGTTGAAACGCTAAAAGGACTAGACATGTTAAGAACTAAGATGATAAAGGTTTCcgatgaccttgttctcatgaaatctcatgtttgtgatcttctcaatgaggatattttcTCTGAAGAGATCGTGGATACCGTTGATGATAAATTCAAGGTCTCAATATCgatgaagagtctggaaaaatcTAGTTTATTTTGTTTTCAGTGTTAATTTATAGGAAACTTCTttcgagaatttattcttgtttttgagaaagataactagggtttggtatggcataaattgtgattacacaagctatttccaacgattttcatcttgcatatttttagatttatttatttaaattctagagtttttggaagatgaacttgcagtatgtaatcattaatggtttattgcaaaagtcttatgagatatatatgtccTTTACTTTATGTCAactgaactgatatctcatatatgctcatattttaaatctattatgtttttataaactaaaaatagaacaaactctttgagaattttctcgcagtATCGATATACTTGTGATCACACTTCTGTGTTATTAATGTACTACAcgctccgtaagattttcttatgttgagttatACAGATTGAGattatctctttgttcgtaactagcATTGAGATTAATTAAGTCGATGttaaggatacaaatccatgtgattttttaatgccCGACAAAATCCTTTCTTTTTACGAaaataaggtcactcatgttgttttcttgggaatgacatcaaattggggagagttcttaaatgaactggtgcttaattgctatatctttgtggggtgtgtggatgtggaatttacaggggatgcttgtattttaaatctcctagatgagcgctaagtattttcatactatgtgatatcatctaaataaagttgatatgatgAGTTACAtattaactatgttattatgtattatctctaacttccttaaatcatgaaatatcttttggttgaattcataacgatcccatgattttcgtacctttcccaaattttattgacaaaaagggggagaattagttagtagtttcgcactatatacatatggtttacggatcattatgtaaggggtagtgagtcaataatctataggtttcacctattatgcaaaagatgtaagtattgattaggggggggggggggggggggggagacatatcaccgtagtattacttcaaagttgtgatacaattgaactttggagaagataataatactatgtttctgtataacgacgattgagaatatttattttcaaaaggTGTTAGCgctatggatacggatcttcaacaacaacgatgatgagttgaacacgttcatgcaacttgaagtaacaaagaattcaaggagttgaagaaatcaagcatgatggatacgaggagttttcaaagctttattttttatccatatgattgatagttttgtcattaaaattgacaaagggggagattgctagacaattgctcggtcgaactcacaagtgttgctatctcaagcttgttttcaaatatagttatcaaaactatatcttgatttctagtctacaattagttaagtcccggattaggatagaagatatagttgagaaacggacatcacggcagtcatcattgcgttttaccgtttgaaggcgaagatcaaccgaagcttttggagaagttcttcaacaaaaagtaagtgaagactgaactacctatatctcaagttatattcatccttctatctatgagacgatgtcgcataactaactaGACTATTGTAAGCATATctagaatttcgagtcaagtgtatcttgtaattagttctcgaaatatatgactaagcttaatgaacatttattcatacttgattATTGTTCGTAATCTAGATTAGATTATGATTCAAgcttatcattcgaaaatagcatgGATCAGCGATATGTATCATTAATGTTATttgagaatgtttcgaattgatttagagagaaatatagaactaacaTTATTctcggatacaagacagtatgcataTGTCTTATAAATTGGGAGAACTGTTATATGTCCGGAACCGTAgtacatgtacctagtacacgtaccgGAATAACTATATATATCGACAAcaaatttttggtacgcataccagtaCACAAAAAGAGAAACTTCATTTTAATTAACGAATTAGGAACATAAAAaggttaaaaaaacaaaaaactctgAATCAGCGCCCAGTATAACTCCTATCATTCTGAAGGAATCCATCTACTGCAACACCACATTCTTCGTATTCATTGGCTAATATGGAGGTATCTTTATTACTGGCTTGGTCACAATGGATCAAAGTTGTGTACTTTTACTGGAGTGTTTGAAAGTTCCTGAAAGATTTTTTTCCTCTACAGAGTTACTAACTCTTCGCCTAATAAGGTTTTGGAGACTTGGTCTCTTGAACATAATTCAGTCGGCTTGATTAACACAAGAAGATATATGCAACAACTAACAACCAAATACTTCTAATTTCAAGAATCTTAAAATAGGAGTCCCAGTTGAGCAGAATTAGGATATAACCGATCGGCCACAAAACAAGTCCTGCATGCATTTTTTGGTCTAAAGAACAAGCATAATAATGTAAAAAGCAGTCTTTACTCTTCAGATCAGTTTGGAACCCTTGCTGTTCCACCCCCAAGGCCCAATCATTTGGCACAAGGATCGCTGGTGAACATCGTGCAACCATGCTGCCAGATTCTCAGAGAGACCTAAAAGAAAAGAGCTATGCACAGTGGAAAGATCAGATCAAAAACGAAAATTAGACTAATGTTTGGTTTCGAGATTGTAGCATAAACAAGAAAATGCCTCCGGCAACTGAAACATTAAGAGATTCAAAATTTCCTGCCATTGGGATGGTAATGAGCTCAGAAGCTTGTTTTGATTCCTCTGAAAGACCATTGCCTTCACTGCCCATTATCCAGCACAAATTTTTATCCATCAATGCCTTTGCAAGTTCTCGGGAAAGTGGAGATGAGGATTTCGGTCCTTGGTCACTCTCTGGATGTGCAGCCAGCATCTTCATTTTGTTTCTCTTCTTGAGAGTTTCCAAATGAGCCCAATTACCAGAAACTACAGGAATTTGAAAGGAAGCTCCTCTAGCCGCCCGGAGTGCTTTGTCGTTGAAAGGATCGCAACATCCAGGAAGCATAAATACACCGTCCTGTTTTGTGCATAAACATATCGATTGACCAATACTGATAAAGAATGTCAAATACTCAAAATTACAACAGATAAGAAAATAACATACCCATCCGAACGCAATAGCGGATCTAAGTAATGCACCCAAGTTACCAGGATCCTGTAATGTGTCCTCAGTTAGTTCGATCATAAAAGCACACGGCCAACACGAAAATATGAATAAGAAATGCGCATAAACACTACTTGGTGGAAGCAATACGCACCTAATTTTTATTCTACAATCTGACAATGAACTGAAATCACAAGGGTTTCTTGAAATTACCTGGATTCCATCAAGAACTAGAACCCGGCGAGGCGAAGGGAACAAATCATGAATGTGTGTACATATCTCACCATCAAACACttgtatataggaagatacgtggaaagcatgcaagccaacacatcaaaacatgatgtaccgcggaacaccaaataactcccgaagagttactttatcccatccccaaaaggagctaagatcaacggtgaagagaaagttagctgacacggatgtgacaggggtagaagacacttgtctgacacgagcaggcgcctcaactacccgcattaaacactctgagcagtatacgtgtcgatcaacccgtggaacgaatgAGGATggttctgcgtgatcaagtgatgaacgaagacctccgcgggaCGGACacgaaacacaagaagataaggattCAACGGTCCTCAGATATGGGTCCcagactctaaccctataaataccccatctccaccaagagtgggggggatcggaaaaatcagggagagaaggagagagaagaagagagaataaTTGTGAGTGTAAGTCTTTTACAATAGATAGacatatgtaaactccaaagtcattcgactatccttgtaactctcaagtacatagtgaaacaacaaaccccgtggacgtaggcctttgtgctgaaccacgtaaaccccagtctcatttacatttcagcactttacgttcGTCTAAAACCCCATGAATCTCTATTTCTATGTTGGGTCTTCTTTATCTTTACTCAGGTCCCGTGCTCAAATGCCTCGCACggtgttattagatgaggctgtgacaaacccgagggttttgagccaaggaatcggcACAAATGTATCATCAGTATGAGTCTGTCTAGATTACGAACTTTGGTTGTGAACacgtagatgccttcgtgatttaagtgtttacaatttggcgctagaaacagggacttcgtcctgGTAAAAGAtctatcttatcctgtgatttcataattaaattagcgtaagattgctctgcttcattatctctgacagtatttatcttttattaactttaccatgttcaaaaacgcacccgttgtCTTCGGTACTACCGGAAGTATCGTCgtttactggttaaaagatttattacttagatccacggatctacatttttttagatctcgtacagACCTATCTTTCCGTTGGGTTTTTGTAAGTTTTCAAAGGATTTACGTGCAGTTTTAAAAGGGATTTTCTCGCTTTTCCTCGTACTTTCAATaaatccgcacttttaataagaatttaatccataTACTTTAACTCATGTTTAATCAAATGAGCTTCCCTAagagttctctgtggccctcgggcagtttctccctgtcttggaattaggaattttcgcaaactaacccgatccgcacggacatttctgtttccgctgtttgaaattcccttgtgcagaaagatgcaagaagtaggaaaatccagagccacgtcgaaggaagcaccgaggacaaccccggtcatcacccggagcaagcagaaaggagacaaagccaaaatgaccagtcagagacaggacactgcggaaatcacttcgcctatgaatgctaattccgttgcagccgcggccctcagagcagcggcaacaaaatataatacgacagcggcagtcccgaagactacggaagccatgaaaactcttgctacgaatcaatttcaccaaccaaaagaaagggtggatgaatccagaacgtaccaacccgcgcatccgccaaccttcggaatgccatcaaccaatgagctgaatcaaactgtgcggtggctctaacaccgcagatgggcactccgcccgatctgggaatgccaacaatcgaagctgaacctcccccgcctttagtacaaaccatag includes the following:
- the LOC113291531 gene encoding uncharacterized protein LOC113291531, translating into MQVSSASISFRDRVLQLNPTKRRYDDSGTPSVPTLPSNVDFISSPTNPFVKHCLKLRQSSSYRHSHSSVIVVGTNLIREITNFQELVEGKPTTVDCLLVLDGVEVPKGLSYSFMRIVRVSSTVMKKVSGVQLIDSIEAIALMRIPTSFCNLNNNQREANIHDLFPSPRRVLVLDGIQDPGNLGALLRSAIAFGWDGVFMLPGCCDPFNDKALRAARGASFQIPVVSGNWAHLETLKKRNKMKMLAAHPESDQGPKSSSPLSRELAKALMDKNLCWIMGSEGNGLSEESKQASELITIPMAGNFESLNVSVAGGIFLFMLQSRNQTLV